The Blautia pseudococcoides genome segment GATTTTCCTTTCGGGTCAAAGTCAGAGCCGCCTTTGCCGCCGCCGATGGGAAGCCCGGTGAGAGAGTTTTTGAAGATCTGCTCAAATCCCAGGAACTTGATGATCCCCAGATATACGGAGGGATGGAAGCGGAGTCCTCCTTTGTACGGTCCGATCGCACTGTTGAACTGTACACGGTAGCCTTTATTCACCTGCACATTGCCATTGTCATCCACCCACGGTACGCGGAACATAATAACGCGTTCCGGCTCTACCAGACGCTCCAGCAGTGCTTCTTTGCGGTATTTTTCTTCGTTTGCATCAACCACCGGTTTCAAAGACTCCAGGACCTCTCTGACAGCCTGATGAAATTCCGGTTCACCTGGATTTTTCTTAACTACTGATTCAATTACCTCATCTACATATGACATGACGATCCTCCTATAGTGATATGTGTAAACTAATGTAACGATTCAACGGAACAGTTACAAACTTATGTAGGTTATTATAAAACCTGATGCCAGATTTTGCAAGTTTTATTTTTTGTTCCTGCATAATTTTTTATAAAATTTACTTTTTCCAGACTTTTTTAAAGAAAAGTGAATCTTTCTTTTGTGAAAGTTTCATATACTTCTCCCGTTTAAAGTGCTTTATTTGTAGCGTATTGACAATAGCGTTTTCCCGTCAGATCCTTGTTGTCCACTCCGAACAGTCCCACACCTTGGATACCAGGCCGTTGTAGAACTCCGGTTCATGGCAGACCATCAGGATGGTCCCTTTATATTCCTGCAGGGCACGCTTTAACTCCGCCTTGGCATCCGCGTCCAGATGGTTGGTTGGCTCATCCAGTAAAAGCAGGTTGCTCTCCCGGTTCAGGATCTTGCAGAGTCTGACTTTTGCCTGCTCCCCCCCGCTCAATACGCGCACCAGGCTCTCAATATGCTTGGTGGTCAGGCCGCATTTTGCCAGGGCAGCCCTCACCTCATACTGGGTGTAAGCGGGAAACTCTTCCCATATTTCTTCAATACATGACCGCTTGTTGCCCTGGGGCATTTCTTGTTCAAAGTAGCCGATCTCCAGGTAATCCCCCAGACGGACCGTACCGGACAAGGCAGGGATCAGTCCCAGGATACTTTTCAAAAGAGTCGTCTTGCCGATGCCGTTAGCACCCACAAGCGCGATCTTCTCCCCCCGCTCCACGGTCAGGGTCAGGGGTTTTGATAACGGCTCCTCATAGCCTATCACCAGTTCTTTTGTCTCCACCACAAAACGGCTGGGGGTTCTGGCTGTGAGGAAATGGAATTCCGGCTTTGGTTTTTCCTTCGCCAGCTCGATCATATCCATCTTGTCCAGCTTCTTCTGTCTGGACATTGCCATATTCCTGGTAGCCACCCGGGCTTTATTGCGGGCAACAAAGTCCTTCAGCTCGCTGATCTCCTGCTGCTGCCTCTGGTACGCAGCCTCAAGCTGTGCTTTCTTCACTGCGTAGACCTCCTGGAAATGGTCATAGTCCCCCACATACCGGTTCAACTGCTGGCTGTCCATGTGGTAGATCAGATTTACTACCTGGTTCAGGAAGGGGATGTCATGGGAAATCAGTATAAAAGCATTTTCATATTCCTGCAGATACCGTTTCAGCCATTCAATGTGCACCTCGTCCAGATAGTTGGTAGGCTCATCCAAAAGCAGGATATCCGGTTTCTCCAGAAGCAGTTTTCCCAGTAAGACCTTGGTTCTCTGCCCCCCGCTCAGATCCGTCACGTCCTTGTCAAGGCCGATATCCGTAAGGCCCAGTGCCCTTCCCACCTCCTCCACCTTGGAGTCTATAATGTAGAAATCGTGCATGGTGAGCAGATCCTGAATGGTGCCCAGTTCCTCCATCATCCGGTTCAGCTCCTCCTCGGAAGCCTCCCCCATGCGGTCGCAGATGGTATTCATGTTCTCCTCCATCTCAAAAAGCCAGGCAAATGCAGATTTCATCACGTCCCGGATGGTCATTCCCTTTTCCAGGGCGGTATGCTGGTCCAGGTATCCCACACGGACATTTTTGGCCCACTCGATCTTCCCCTCATCCGGCATCAGCTTGTTGGTGATAATATTCATGAAGGTGGATTTTCCCTCACCGTTGGCCCCCACAAGGCCGATATGCTCGCCTTTTAAAAGGCGGAAAGATACATCCTGAAAAATAGCCCTGTCACCGAAGCCGTGGGACAAATGTTCTACGTTTAATATACTCATGTTTCCTGTTCCTCTCCTGTTGTTCTTACTTTGTAACGGCTGCTTTCCTTCACAACCGCTTTTTTCTTTGGGGGCTGCCGAAACGTCACGTTACTTTTTCTGGCAGCAGCCGCCGCAGCCGCTTTGCATGCGGTCATCCATCATCAGATCCCTGGCGTCTGTGAGCGCGCAGATGGCCTGGGCGGAAATCCCCTCCCCTGCCCCTGTAAAGCCAAGGCCTTCCTCTGTGGTGGCCTTTATATTGACCTGGTTTTCCTCCAGATGCAGGACCTCTGCTATATTTTTCCTCATAGTATCAATGTGTGGCAGCATCTTTGGTTTCTGGGCAATAATGGTCGCGTCTATATTATTGACCACATACATATTTTTTTCCAGAAGGGTTCCCACATGGGCAAGCAGCTTCATACTGGATATGCCCTTGTATTTTGGGTCTGTGTCCGGAAAATGCCTGCCGATATCATGAAGCGCCGCAGCGCCTAAAAGTGCGTCCATAATGGCATGCAGAAGCACATCCGCATCAGAATGTCCCAGAAGGCCTTTCTCCCAGGGGATATTCACGCCTCCCAGTATCAGATCCCTTCCCTCTGTCAGTTTGTGTACATCATACCCCATACCTACACGTATCATAATATCTCTCCTTTCCCGCCGTTCTTTTATCTATTACGCGGGTCTGCCGCCGGGATTTTTCCGGGGTTTCCCACTTTCTTCATGTTTCATTTTTTCGGCCATACGCAAAGTATAACAGATAATCCGTCTGCGTGACAAGGCCGTCCTGTGCGCTATCGGCAGCAAAAGGCAGAACACCCCTTTTTAATGGACGTTCTGCCTCTTTTAAACCTTTTCTTTTTACAGGTAATGCGCCGGCTATTCCGTTCCTTCACAGCCGCGGGCAAAAATCCATGCAAGGCCCCTTTGAGCCATGGGTTTTTTGCCTGGCTGCTGAACGCTTTCTTACGGTCAGCGCAGCAAATGCAAAGACCTGCTAAACAGTTATTTCCGTCACTTCATATCCCGCATCCACAACCGCTTTTTTCAGCGCGTCCCCGGATACGTCCCCGCCGGCTTCCACATAGGCGGCCTTATCCTCCAGGCTTACGTCTGTCTTTGTCACACCCTCCACTGCGTTCAGGGCTTTTGTCACTGCTGCCTGGCAGTGCGCGCACATCATTCCTTCGATCTTCATAGTGATCATATTTGTTTCCTCCTTATTTTCCGGCAGTGTTCTGCCTTGCTTTCCATTGTCAACGGTTTCTGTCTGCTCCTTTTTGGCAGGTTTCTTCAGTACATGGAAGAAGCGAAGCCGCAGGGCATTGGTCACAACAAAAAAGCTGCTGAGACTCATGGCTGCCGCGCCGAACATGGGGCTTAACTTTAAGCCGAACATGGGATAAAGAAGCCCTGCCGCCAGCGGGATTCCGCAGGCGTTATAGAAAAATGCCCAGAACAGATTCTGTTTAATATTGCGGATAACCGCTTTGCTCAGGCCCACTGCTGTCACCACATCCAGAAGATCACTCTTCATGAGCACAATATCCGCGCTCTCAATGGCAACATCTGTACCTGCGCCGATGGCGATCCCCACATCAGCTCTGGCAAGTGCGGGGGCGTCATTGATGCCGTCGCCAACCATGGCTACGGTTCTTCCGCCCTCCTGAAGCCTTGCCACTTCCCGCTCTTTGTCCTGAGGTAGCACCTCGGCAATGACAGTGTCTATAGCAAGCTGCCGTTTGATCGCCTCGGCAGTTCTTCGGTTGTCTCCTGTGAGCATGATGACCTCAATACCCAGTTTCTTCATCTCCCGGATCGCCTGGGCACTTGTTTCCTTCACCACATCCGCTGCGGCAATGATCCCGAGGATCTCATTCTCGTCAAAGAACAGAAGG includes the following:
- a CDS encoding ABC-F family ATP-binding cassette domain-containing protein, which encodes MSILNVEHLSHGFGDRAIFQDVSFRLLKGEHIGLVGANGEGKSTFMNIITNKLMPDEGKIEWAKNVRVGYLDQHTALEKGMTIRDVMKSAFAWLFEMEENMNTICDRMGEASEEELNRMMEELGTIQDLLTMHDFYIIDSKVEEVGRALGLTDIGLDKDVTDLSGGQRTKVLLGKLLLEKPDILLLDEPTNYLDEVHIEWLKRYLQEYENAFILISHDIPFLNQVVNLIYHMDSQQLNRYVGDYDHFQEVYAVKKAQLEAAYQRQQQEISELKDFVARNKARVATRNMAMSRQKKLDKMDMIELAKEKPKPEFHFLTARTPSRFVVETKELVIGYEEPLSKPLTLTVERGEKIALVGANGIGKTTLLKSILGLIPALSGTVRLGDYLEIGYFEQEMPQGNKRSCIEEIWEEFPAYTQYEVRAALAKCGLTTKHIESLVRVLSGGEQAKVRLCKILNRESNLLLLDEPTNHLDADAKAELKRALQEYKGTILMVCHEPEFYNGLVSKVWDCSEWTTRI
- the ispF gene encoding 2-C-methyl-D-erythritol 2,4-cyclodiphosphate synthase gives rise to the protein MRVGMGYDVHKLTEGRDLILGGVNIPWEKGLLGHSDADVLLHAIMDALLGAAALHDIGRHFPDTDPKYKGISSMKLLAHVGTLLEKNMYVVNNIDATIIAQKPKMLPHIDTMRKNIAEVLHLEENQVNIKATTEEGLGFTGAGEGISAQAICALTDARDLMMDDRMQSGCGGCCQKK